ATCAGTAGCGCGTCCGGTAGCTGCCCAGCACTAACTTTTGGTTGGCGAGATCGGTGACGGTGACTTCGACGTACAGCGCGTTGGCAGAATTCAGCCCCGCCCATGCTTGGGGGCTGACAGCGACACTGATTCGATAGCCCCCGAGGCTGGAGATAGCGTTACCGTCCGCGTCGTGGGCACCGGTGTCATTTAACCCGGCGTAATCACAGACCCGCTGGTACTGGCTACGGCTACTGGGTGGCGTGGCGCAGACGTTACCGCTTGCATCGGCGAAATCCTTCAACAGGATTTCTTCAAGGTAGGCACTGGCAATGTCCAAGCTTTGCTGGCGTAACAGAGGATCGGCCGATTGGCTGGTGATGGCCGCCATGGCCGTGAACAGTGCGACGGCAGCGATACCGATAATCGCGATGGTGAGCACTAGCTCAACCAACGTCACGCCCCGTTGGCGCTTCATTGCACCAGACCTGTGTCAGCCGTCACGCTGAACGAATGGCCACCATTCAGGGTGCCGATGGTTGCACTCGCAGCGCTGGACGGACGGCCCAGGGAGTCGAATACAACGGGAAAATTGGCCGTTGTCAGCGTCACATCAGTGGGCGCTGCAGCGGCAAAGGTTGCATCGCCATCCGGGCTCTGAACTTCGAGGCTATAAGTGCCGCTCGTACAGTTCACCGCTTGGCGTAGGTGGTAGCCGTTGGTATTAAGGCTGACCTGAGTCAGGCAACCGCTGGACAGGGCAATCTTCTGCCCATAGCGCACGGCGGCCTGGCTCTCTTCGAAGAACAGGCGTTCGTTGAACACCTGCCTATCAAAGAAACGTGGCCCCACAACAGCCGAAATGATTCCGATGATAACAATCACCAAAACCAGTTCGACGAGCGTGAAACCGCGCATATCAGGCATTAGCAGCCGCTAGTCGTAACGGCTGAGAACGCTGGGGCGGCTGTTGTGGTCGCTGCTGTATAGGTAAAGGTACAAGAGGCCGGGGTTGTCGCGTTTTTAGCGCTGATTGCCACCGTTGTAGCCGCTGCTGCGGGTTGGGTAAAGGAGTAATCACTCGAAGCAATATTTGCCGCCAATAGAATGCCTGGTGCATCCGGGTAGCCATTGAGCATCGTAATAGTCTGGCCTTCAAGCGTTACAGTCCCGCCCTCGGCCAGAAATGCAGAGTGCGCTATCGCAGAAGCAGAGCGCATGGAACCTGCTGCGCCATTGAGGGTGGCTGCTCTTGCATCGCCAGTCAGGTTAGCGAAACGCGGAAGTGCGAATGCGGCGAGAACGCCGATGATAACGATCACCATGACCAGTTCGATCAGAGTGAAACCACTTTGTTGTCTTTTCATGTTTTTACTACCTTTTGCGGAAATGAGGTTCAGTTGGTGCTGATTGATGCTTTGCCGGTATCGGCGTGTTATGCGTTGTCTGGTTGGTAAATGACTGTATAGACGGTGCTGATAGCCCCGACTCACCCATGTCCCTTTGCGGCCGCTGACAAATCCCACATGGGAAGAAAAACCCCCAATGCGAGAATCAGCACCATTAAGCCCATGGCCACGATCAGAATCGGTTCGATGGCATCGGCGAGTTGCTTGAGGTCGTAATCCACCTCTTGTTCGTAAAAATCTGCGACCTCGACAAACAGATCGTCCAGGGCACCGGCTTCTTCACCGACGCCCATCATTTGCAGCACAAGGGGGGTAAACAGGCCGCTGGTGGTGGCGGTAGTGGTCAATGACTCACCCCGTTCCACGCCTTCGCGCATATCGAGAATGGCCTGACCGATGTAGCGGTTGCTGACCGTCACGCTGTTAATTGATAGGGTTTGCAGCAGTGGCACCCCTGCGCGATACA
The nucleotide sequence above comes from Pseudomonas sp. AB6. Encoded proteins:
- a CDS encoding prepilin-type N-terminal cleavage/methylation domain-containing protein; protein product: MKRQRGVTLVELVLTIAIIGIAAVALFTAMAAITSQSADPLLRQQSLDIASAYLEEILLKDFADASGNVCATPPSSRSQYQRVCDYAGLNDTGAHDADGNAISSLGGYRISVAVSPQAWAGLNSANALYVEVTVTDLANQKLVLGSYRTRY
- a CDS encoding prepilin-type N-terminal cleavage/methylation domain-containing protein, translated to MPDMRGFTLVELVLVIVIIGIISAVVGPRFFDRQVFNERLFFEESQAAVRYGQKIALSSGCLTQVSLNTNGYHLRQAVNCTSGTYSLEVQSPDGDATFAAAAPTDVTLTTANFPVVFDSLGRPSSAASATIGTLNGGHSFSVTADTGLVQ
- a CDS encoding type II secretion system protein, with the protein product MKRQQSGFTLIELVMVIVIIGVLAAFALPRFANLTGDARAATLNGAAGSMRSASAIAHSAFLAEGGTVTLEGQTITMLNGYPDAPGILLAANIASSDYSFTQPAAAATTVAISAKNATTPASCTFTYTAATTTAAPAFSAVTTSGC